One stretch of Eupeodes corollae chromosome 2, idEupCoro1.1, whole genome shotgun sequence DNA includes these proteins:
- the LOC129946730 gene encoding phospholipase A2 hemilipin — protein MLVLCSKRRTQFAICLLSAVLGFITTTLAKPFSLPQVSFPSFTSITQQIIDKRSMRQMKTYSGNRISNDSLIMIYYHDLTIAVVELGPQKLLLNCELIEIYTDNDGQTLLKNLSKLNRPLEINFQQMLKLMSQCEKVDKLLSRSRKGKDGQLSTTPQPKIAPPIFSGIIPGTKWCGTGDIAETYSDLGTESTMDRCCRAHDLCPVKIRAYQTRYDLTNESLYTKSHCTCDDKLFSCLKETNTTASQLMGSVYFNLVQVPCVSDGPEGYQFRAAKKGF, from the exons atgttggtgcTATGTTCAAAAAGGCGCACTCAGTTTGCAATTTGTCTGCTGAGTGCAGTTCTTGGATTTATAACAACAACCTTGGCTAAACCGTTTAGTTTGCCACAAGTCAGTTTTCCATCATTTACATCGATAACACAACAAATCATAGATAAAAGGAGTATGAGGCAGATGAAAACTTACAg tggGAACCGAATTAGTAACGATTCACTGATTATGATTTATTATCATGATTTGACGATAGCTGTTGTTGAATTAGGCCCACAGAAACTTTTGCTGAATTGTGAACTCATCGAAATATA tACCGACAATGATGGACAAACTCTCCTCAAAAACTTGTCCAAACTTAACCGACCGTTAGAAATAAATTTCCAACAAATGCTGAAACTAATGAGCCAATGTGAGAAAGTTGACAAGCTTCTATCAAGATCAAGGAAAGGCAAAGATGGACAACTTTCGACAACACCTCAACCGAAAATTGCACCTCCCATATTTAGTGGAATTATCCCag gaaccAAATGGTGTGGCACTGGTGATATAGCAGAGACATACAGTGATCTTGGAACTGAATCAACAATGGATCGATGTTGTAGAGCGCACGATTTGTGTCCAGTGAAAATTCGAGCCTATCAAACGAGATATGATCTCACCAATGAGTCTTTGTACACCAA ATCCCACTGCACCTGTGATGATAAGCTTTTTTCATGTCTTAAAGAGACAAACACAACCGCATCACAATTGATGGGatcagtttattttaatttagttcaa GTACCTTGTGTTTCTGATGGACCAGAAGGTTATCAGTTTCGGGCGGCCAAGAAGGGATTCTAA